The Micropterus dolomieu isolate WLL.071019.BEF.003 ecotype Adirondacks linkage group LG20, ASM2129224v1, whole genome shotgun sequence genome has a segment encoding these proteins:
- the mrpl16 gene encoding 39S ribosomal protein L16, mitochondrial isoform X2, with protein sequence MGPLHSHLKVLTAGLKTYEIPPDYSDVVLPEKPKLKFVNKVPNFKKAKKEMKKLWDIQGPARAANTFTTGQYAIVAMGGGYLHWGHIEMIRLTINRKMDSRTTFARWRINGPYKPITRKGLGQRMGGGKGAIDHYVTPVRYGRLIVEVGGKVELGEVEHILIEVAKKLPFPAKVMSRDTLAAMHKKQADMEENNQNPWTFKQIAHGNMLGIRRVLSPFDLHNNGRFTGKFHLLGRV encoded by the exons ATGG GTCCTTTGCACAGCCACTTGAAAGTCCTCACTGCTGGGCTGAAGACGTATGAAATCCCACCAGACTACAGCG ATGTGGTATTGCCAGAGAAACCCAAACTGAAGTTTGTGAACAAGGTGCCTAACTTCAAAAAGGCCAAGAAAGAGATGAAGAAGCTATGGGATATCCAAGGCCCAGCTAGGGCGGCAAATACCTTCACTACTGGACAGTATGCCATTGTG GCGATGGGAGGGGGATATCTTCACTGGGGTCACATAGAGATGATTCGTCTAACCATCAACCGCAAGATGGATTCCCGGACTACATTTGCCCGCTGGCGCATCAATGGCCCATATAAGCCAATCACACGTAAAGGTCTGGGTCAGCGCATGGGTGGGGGCAAAGGAGCTATTGACCACTATGTGACACCTGTCCGCTATGGACGTTTAATCGTGGAGGTGGGAGGAAAGGTGGAGCTGGGGGAGGTTGAACATATCTTGATTGAAGTGGCAAAGAAGCTTCCCTTCCCTGCAAAG gtaATGAGCAGGGACACCCTCGCAGCCATGCACAAGAAGCAGGCTGATATGGAGGAGAACAACCAGAATCCCTGGACCTTTAAGCAGATAGCACATGGCAACATGCTGGGTATTAGGAGGGTGCTCAGCCCCTTTGACCTGCACAACAATGGGCGCTTTACAGGCAAATTTCACCTTCTGGGGAGGGTGTGA
- the mrpl16 gene encoding 39S ribosomal protein L16, mitochondrial isoform X1: protein MISFIKAAVGGLSGICRAHGYKGPLHSHLKVLTAGLKTYEIPPDYSDVVLPEKPKLKFVNKVPNFKKAKKEMKKLWDIQGPARAANTFTTGQYAIVAMGGGYLHWGHIEMIRLTINRKMDSRTTFARWRINGPYKPITRKGLGQRMGGGKGAIDHYVTPVRYGRLIVEVGGKVELGEVEHILIEVAKKLPFPAKVMSRDTLAAMHKKQADMEENNQNPWTFKQIAHGNMLGIRRVLSPFDLHNNGRFTGKFHLLGRV, encoded by the exons ATGATTTCCTTCATCAAGGCCGCTGTCGGCGGTTTGAGTGGCATCTGTAGAGCCCACGGTTACAAAG GTCCTTTGCACAGCCACTTGAAAGTCCTCACTGCTGGGCTGAAGACGTATGAAATCCCACCAGACTACAGCG ATGTGGTATTGCCAGAGAAACCCAAACTGAAGTTTGTGAACAAGGTGCCTAACTTCAAAAAGGCCAAGAAAGAGATGAAGAAGCTATGGGATATCCAAGGCCCAGCTAGGGCGGCAAATACCTTCACTACTGGACAGTATGCCATTGTG GCGATGGGAGGGGGATATCTTCACTGGGGTCACATAGAGATGATTCGTCTAACCATCAACCGCAAGATGGATTCCCGGACTACATTTGCCCGCTGGCGCATCAATGGCCCATATAAGCCAATCACACGTAAAGGTCTGGGTCAGCGCATGGGTGGGGGCAAAGGAGCTATTGACCACTATGTGACACCTGTCCGCTATGGACGTTTAATCGTGGAGGTGGGAGGAAAGGTGGAGCTGGGGGAGGTTGAACATATCTTGATTGAAGTGGCAAAGAAGCTTCCCTTCCCTGCAAAG gtaATGAGCAGGGACACCCTCGCAGCCATGCACAAGAAGCAGGCTGATATGGAGGAGAACAACCAGAATCCCTGGACCTTTAAGCAGATAGCACATGGCAACATGCTGGGTATTAGGAGGGTGCTCAGCCCCTTTGACCTGCACAACAATGGGCGCTTTACAGGCAAATTTCACCTTCTGGGGAGGGTGTGA